The DNA region CTCACGGGTCAGGTCGATTCAGATTTCAATAGCATGAGCTTGGAATATGACCTCTTGTTTTTAGGAGTTGAGACTGTCTTTCCTATTCCTTCATTGTGGGAAACAAAATAAAGGAGATTATtcttaaagtttttattttttaaagaggTCAACattttattaagattaacttAAGTTGAACTCCAGTAATTTTAGTATTGAGTTATAAAAATCATTCTCACCTTAAAGCTGGAATGACCTGTTTTATCCCGACAAACTTCATCAGATATTTTGTGTTCCCTTTTTGCTCACTACTGTTATATCTTTTAAACTAGTTGCTTAGTTACTGATTTAGTATATGTTTGTATTTCCTTATGCACactatacataaaaaaaaaaactttagttTTTAGCAGGTTAATGGTCAATCTGGTAGTACTAGATAGTCATCTTCTGCATATTTGTTATTGAACTTCATTTACCTATGTTAAATAACAGTCCTTGACATCCGACTGGTGTACCTTATATGCATATGGTACACTCAAGGATCTAGCTGAAGAAAGATGAAAATACTTTCTAAAGAGTGTTCAATAATCTGATCTGTAAATTTTTGTATCTGATAAGACTCGCTAAGCAGTGATTATGAATTTTGGTGGTGCACGCTGAAATTCTCTTGCTTGTAACCTTAGGAGCAAGTTGGTGTTTAAACATGTGTATCGTGTCATACGTTAAGGCACTGTAGCATAGTACTCCCCCCCCAATGTCAGGGAGTTAATTTTCATGTCATTGTACTTCTGCTATTTGGTTGTATTTTCTTACCCTATGTTGTAATCATAGCATAACATATAATCACCACGGCTTTTCTTAGAATACCAAGGAGTTTTTCTGGATGTGTATAATACGAGTACTGGTCCACAACACAGAAAGGGCCCaactaagggcttgtttgatgtttggttattgggataaaacccaatttttatctcaaaacccaaacatcttatcaacaatctaatcatcaattttatccatttaaataccaaaactaCCCCTCTCTCTAAGCCACCttatcatttctctctctaatccACAATTCTCTCACATTCACCATACCCTCTCAACTCAGTGGTAAAAtagtcttaaaattttaaaaatcagtttttttctagtttttatcaaataagggTTTTTAGGAAAAAACTCAGGTAAAACCCAAAAACCCACTtcctcaaacaagccctaagtgTCAATGATGATGGCCCATCTGACCTAGCAGAAGCTGTTTTTGGAGTTATAGAACTAAATAGTGTCAGGCACAAGTAGATCTTGACCGTGCTCCTGAATAGACCCTTTTTTCACTGCCCTAGTCACCATCTAGCCCATTCCCCTAAAATGACTTAAAAACAGGTTAGCAAATAATTTGGTCGCCTTCTGTCATCTTCTTTGGGCATTTCTTTCCAAATCTTAGACAGTTGCAGAGTAGGTTACAGGGTCATAGAGTTAGCTGGATAGAGAACTAACACTTGGCATGTAGTCTGTGGAAGAGTTTCTAGAAGTTTTATGCCTGCTCtttatacaatattaaaaaaggAAAGAAGATAAAGGTTCAATGTGGAAACTGATCAAGTATCAACATGATCAAGCAGACAAGCAACCAAAAGCAAAAAGAAGAAACATGGTCATTATGCTTCACAAAAGAACTGCAACTGAACTCATGGAATGCGTCACATGGATGAAAAGAGTGTCAGAGACAATGGTGGGGGAAAATgaattatatgataaaaaatcatttacatGAGGAGGTATTTATAGGTTGTTTAATACCAATGAAGCTATTTATAGTGCAGATAACATTTCCACCTTCTAAAATTGCTGCATTTTCTTTGCCAGTTTTTCTATTGCCTTTAGCATCCTCTCCCTCAAATGAGGGCACAAACTTGCATCCACTTTATAATAGGGTGAATCTTTCTAACATGTTTGAATACACATATTTTTCTTTGTAGTTAAATGAGTTACCCGAACATTGTTGGGTTGGTTTACATACTTTTAGATCCAATTTTCAGAGCTCTAAAGTATTGGTCCTCATTTTACAGAGCAAAGCTAAAGAGATGATGATGCTAGCTGAGAAGATGAGGCTTAAACTTCTGTCAGGGTCGAGTAACCAAGCTAGTGGTCTAGTCGATGATGAGTTGGGTtccaaagaagaaatgcaaaaTTGGTTGCTAAGTGTTGGTATCATTTCACCAGTTACAAAGGAGTCTGCTGGTGCTTTGTATCATCAACAGTTGTCACGACAGGTTCTCTTTTTGCCCCATTACTTTTGGAAGATCTCTCTCATGAACAAAAATTTGGCAAGATATTTTCTTCTCCGGTTCTAAAATTAGTGGTTTGAGTTTAGGTATCACTAGAATTCATACTGTTATATTGTGCTTGAGGTTCTTGTGAAATTTTGTATTGTTAGGTTTACGTTTCAATGACAGAACCATTCTATACCAAAACACTGAAAATAGCCAAagtaattttttctatcaaattattGCTATCTATCCATCAAAGTGGATGTAACAACATCTTCTCACTGTCTAACCCCACTCTATGAAGTAACGAGTTGAGTTAGTGTTGGGAAACTTACCCCGATTCTCACTATCCATCAAGGTTGACGAACCATCTTCTCACTATCTAACCCCCAATATTACAAAGTAACCAATTGGATTAGTGTTGGGAAACTTGATCATTTTTTCTGCTCACTCCACTGAAGACTTGCGGATTTTTCTCCTTCCAGTTGCATATACTGAAACTTAGAAGTTGTATCTAAGAATACTAGAAGAGAGGCAATGACCAGCAACCTTCGCAACAATCCATACCTTGTTTTGCTCCAAACTTTATGGCATCGCTCGAGCATGACACTCCTTGTAACATTCCTTGATATAGTAAGAGAGTAGGGGCATTAGAAGATGAACAATAGTTTCACCATCATTCTCTGCAGAATGGACAAAATGGATATGCAACTCTCATAAATATTCTCAACATGTCTTTCGTCATTATCCTTTCATGAAAAACGAACCATGTAATGAACTTATGCATAGGAACCATATTTGACGACAAAACAACTTTCCACAGACCAACCTCAATCTCTATACCTGATGAGATCCCAAGCCTTAGTAGAAGAGAACGAGTTGTTTATTTAAGGTAACCCAAGAATCATTAGAATTAGAACTCCTTGGTATATTGAGTACAACGTTTAAGGAGAGATCTCGCATAGCATCTTCCATtccaaatatatgaaattttagcAGTAAGACAAGAAGCATTAATAGCCATGCTGGTTAAATTCAACAAGGAAATAAGCAGGTCTCCTTGGTGCCAGGTATCAAGCCAAAAGTAAGTATCAATCCTAGAACATATTTTGTAACTTTGAAGTAGCTTTTAAGAGTGAGAATGTAGTATAGAGCTTGCCAGTAACTTTGAATTATTGCTGATAAATTTTTACTTAGAGTGCTTCTTTTATAGTGGCTTGAATATTGTACTGACTAGATCAGGTATCTAGATTTCTCTGTAGGTTTTGGGTTTCCAATAGTTATTCACCTTTATGTGGATCCTGTCAATCCTATTATTTTCTGTTAGAAGGCTTTTGGCTTTTTGATAAGCATCTTCTTCTATTGCTTAGTTGGCAGACTTTGTCAAATCTCCTCTGGAGAGAGCTGGAGGAATGATTAATCTGATAGATATTTATTGTCTCTTCAACCGAGCCCGTGGTACTGGTATGTGCTATGATGTTTTGCCTTAGTGATTTGTTCATTATTTTCCTTTATTCAGTTTCCACTATTTGTGATCCATACAATATAAGAAGGTGAATATCAGAATTGGCTCTCTTCTGTTCAGAGTTGATCTCACCAGATGACCTACTGCAAGCGTGTTCAATTTGGGAGAAGTTCGACGTGTAAGGATTTATTTACCTTGAAAGTCATTCATGTTCTTGTGAATCTCTCTAATCAAATATAGCCTAGTTCCAACCATCATGGTTATTTGATAATGTTCTCTATGACCTGTTGGTTTCATATtacaatgtaaaaaaataaatacttcaGGTAAATTGTATATTTCAATAGTACTTTTATTGTTCCTTGGTCCTGTTAATTCTTTAACTTGATATCCATTTTTGTATTTGTTATTTGCTTTGTAGTCCTGTCATGCTTCGGAAATTTGATAGTGGTGTCATGGTGATCCAGAATAAGTCCCACAGTGATGAGGAGGTATCATGAATTGCTACTATACCCATCGTCTTCTACTCTTGTGTTGTATGCAGGACAATAATTGCTTTTAATTTCCTTCATATTTTGGAGTGataaatcatgttttaaatattatgtttggtGTGTTAAGTTGCTAATTGCTTTTTTAGAAGAATTGCATActggaaaaaaaatcaaatttaaaccGTGGTAACAAAAAGTTGTTTTGACTGTGAGTATCAGAAAATAAGAAAACCTTATTGTGAACATTTTCCATTGGAAGTCTTTGAGAAAGAACATACAATTATTATCACCCAGAGGAAAGAAAGAGTTTACAAGCGGTAGTATGATTTCTACATTTCCTTGGAAAAGCAGTTTGTGTGTGTCTACTTACGATCTCTTCAGAGATTGTATTATTGGCATTGTTGGCCTCTTTACAAAGAGCCAGGAGCCCTGAGCTTTTGAGAATGCAATTTACAGTCTACCTTAAGTGAGTTAGTTGGCCCATCCTTGTGCAAAGGTAATTTTTCAGAAAAAGAAAAGTCCTTGTGCAAAGATACATGCtactttttaaaacaaaaactaaatttGGATGTATGgccatttttatatataagttagTTTTTCACAATATGGGTTACATATCGAATTTACAATGAATCAGCCTTTTATAAATCTTATATGTAATTACTTCTTTGAGCATATTGAAATCTAATTTTCTGTAATTGTGTTCCATTTTTCTTTTCCAgttctttttgttttcttttgaatACTTCTCGCATTCACAACAATTTTCTCATTAATGAAAAGCTtaccctttattaaaaataaatcttatatgTAATTGCAATCAACAATTGCAAGTCGCTTGTAGTAATTTGTGACTGTAGGAACGTATATATTGTAGGTGCTTTCTAGAATTAAAGCCCTTGTCCTGAAGCCTTGTGCCCTTAAAACTGGCATTAGTGCCAGTGATGCGGCTATGATATTGGGGATTGCTCCAGGTATGGCTAAAGAACATCTTCTTAATGCTGAGAGCAAAGGTAGACTCTTTTTCCAACCATGGACATTAAATAAGTGTTGATGAATTGCATCACTTATTATTTCGTACTTCTTTCTGCAGGTCTACTCTGCAGGGATGTAAGCCCCGATGGTTTCAGATTTTATGTGAACCTGTTTCAGGAAATCAATCTGGATGATTTACATCTGTAAGTCTAAATGACTAAGTTTTCCTGAATGATGGTTCTCACCTGATTTGATATAACTTTGTGTGAGATAGATAGGGATGGAATCTTGTTTCTGCTTAACTGAATTTCACCTATTTGTAGGGGAGTCCCCTTGCTCTTTGCCTCAATTGGTTGTTAGAGAAGAGATTCATATAATAGAGACTGTAGAAAAAGGGAGTGGTTTAGGTATTTTTAATTGGCTATTTGCTATATGGAACTTAATTAATTCCAAATTGGTTTCTAGTTACAACACAGATTTTACGGGAGATTTTCCGCCATATCTCTAATTGAACCATCCTAAGTCCAGTTGTTGCAGTTCCACTTAATGTCTGAttgattgaaatttgaattgtCAATACAAATTTATTGGTGGAGATGTTGAAAGAGAGGAAAGAAAGGATCGCCGTTATAGGGGCATAACTTTTAAACTCTGGGAGAAAAACGTTAGTGCAGGATTGGGGAGGCAAccacattaaaaaataaacaatgatTTCACTATGAGGATAATCAACAGGAAATGCGAGTAGTCAGCCCACTGACATTTGAAGTAAGGAGTTCCTAAAGTTTACCAACATTCTCTAGAACATTACATTGCCCTTCTGACTAGTCAAAAGAACTCTTTGTAGTTTCTCAGTTTTGAGGCTTGAGGCAGCGAGTTAGACTTGCTCTTCACCGTAAGGAATAAAGCGAGTAATAGTAAGATTTTGCATAACTATCACTATACAATacttctctttttcttcttatgcctaatataataataacaataataaaatcacTTTTGGAGCAACAATTCAGGAAACCGACATGGATAATAATTGTGGAAAATCTGATAGAATGTGTCACAATTTAACCAGGAAGGAACAGTACTAGAAGTAGTATGGTCTTGGGGTAGTATATAAATTCCTTAGTAACCAATTTGATTCCAGAAGGCCAGTTAACCAGATATATTTTAATAGCTAGGTTTCCTTTATATTCTGTTCTGTCAAGGTGTTTTGTAAGGTCGGGAGCAGCACTAGAAATGTTGCAAAGAAAGAATTAAGTTTGTAGCTCTATCTATTTCAATCCAAGTGGCACCTTCTTCTTTCAATTAGGTCACATCTCCTCTGTGTATTTTCTCTCAGTCTCACCTCCTTCTAGTTCTTTTATCTTATTGTCACAGTTGTAGTTGTTACAAAATGTCATGAATTACTTTCAGTAGCACATATAAGTTAAACATCATAAAGTTGTTTTAGACTCACCATCTAGGAGTTGAAGCCAGATTTGAACAGTACATCAGATTAATAGTTTGtgtttataatatataggaaagaaaaagagaacGCAGGAGAAATGTAAGTTCGCTGGGGGCATGTAGGTGAAGGATATGTGAGAAATGTCCTACCACCTACTTGTTTCAACCCCATTTACTGTTGTATCTTTTTTTATGAGGTTTGGATTATGATATGAAATCTTATGGTATGAGAGTACTTCTTCTGTATCCCCTCCCCTTCCCTGACTCTAAATAATTAGGATAAATAGAGTTTGATTCTTTTGGGATGAATAAGTTGGGCATTGTTGTTGTACAGACTTCAAGCTTACGGTGTGTACAGTTCATGGGTTGGTGCTTCTATTGTTGCCTCTATCATCTAGGTAGGTTGGATTTTTGTTTTGCTTCTTCTTTACCCATTCTTATTGTTCTTATTGTTGATTGATATTGCTTTTGTTGCATGTGAATCATCATCTAGGGGAGGTTGATGAAGGGGGTGGATGATGAGGGAGGTTCATTTTGGTGTTGGAGGTGGTTAATTGATCAGTGTATATctattaatgatataaaaattataccTGGATTGGAGAGATAGATACACTGTAGCTGCTTGTTAGATGTTCCACCGTCCTCCCTAACTTGTGTCACATCACAAAGGAAAAACATGTATCCCCTAATTTTCTCCATTTCATCAAAGTGTGTTTctttttatatacaataattttaattaccATATCTTGTTGTATACTAGATGGCAAAGAGCATAACATAAAATGTTTCATCAATTACATGGGGACAAAAGTCGATCAGAATAAAGTCAgtgaacatatttttttttccaactaATCTTGAGGTTCagaatcaataataataataataataataataaactgtCATTATATTTTACTGTTCGTTTGTGAATTTTAGGCCAAAAGTAAAATTTGTTACAAGAAATTTTCATGTTATCAATTTTTTTGCTTAAactgaattttgatttttttatgttgctaaatatttgattttgaggTTCTTATTTacaaaacaatgaaaaaaaatgttaaatttatattttaccatttatttgaaaagtttgATCATAACGAGAAACTTTgtatttgagaaaatttgtttgatcttattatttactaatagtaTCTAAATAAGTTTACTTAGCATAAATGATATTCTTGTTAAGaatgattaatataattaaaatatttaattatcaagtgtttcaaaattaaaattgctaCTATTTGGTCGTTATATCAAGTTCTTATGcatgaatgaaatattttaaatgtacaaataaaattgacattattgaactaagtttaaaaataaatatttttgttgtattcattttcttttatttagtttttggATTATTCTAGGTTATTttccttaaattaaaaaattgatttcagATTTCAATAAAGTTAATAGAATAAATAGTCTAAATTATgggaaaacaataatttttgtcatagtgttttatcataaaatatcactttaaataatatcacatcaaatcctaaacctaaatgtatgaaaacaaattatataatagaaTAGGGACATAAGagaataattgatttatttgagGAAATTTGTTCTTCGTTCAATGTAGGACGGTAAGAGTCGCGAACACTTAGCTTCTTTTGGCTTATTAGAGACATATTCAATCGATCATTGCGAGTTGTTAAACCCAATCAATCGTCACATCaaaaataaaaccctaaataAATAGTCTCTCTTGCTAAAGCTGTATCTTTTCGTTTTTCACTTCTCGAAATTCAGtctctttttattttgattgattctTCACGGCAACAACAACTTTTGCTCCTCGCCGCCTGAGTTAGGGTATTCGAATATAGAGAGAGTTTTGCTTCAGTTTTGATTGAATTGTTCCTTTGTATATCACAATTTTGGGACATAGAAACCTTCAAATATAGTTCACCTGATGAAGTTTGACGAGATTTTCTTATATTGGGATCATCTTTCCATAAGATGTCTACTTTTTTAATGGCTGGAAATCCTGAGATTGCATTCCGAAAAGGAAAATGAACCAGTTttatcaagaaaataaaatccaaaacaAAACCATATCCTAAGATAATGAAATATTTACCTTTTATAACAGTCTGAAgtgttagagtataatataatatatttgtaaaatattattacaatattataaattgtgataatatcaatattatattatttagttttcttatatgtcaattataatgtctatataatagacataatttatgtaacaattaataacaattaaatataatttttctctctttaatttaacatggtatcagagtctTGTTATCGTCCATGAGTAAATCAACTAATAGTCTTCCGCtacctccatcaatggttaccttagccattgatggaggactctaataatttattcttatatttttaataatatcttttttctttttagataTTTAGATTGGTTTTTGGTTTGGTTATGGTGGGTTGTTGAttttttgaagagtttgagaatcttcaatttggttttggttgttgttgagaatagtgagttgaatttggtttgggttttccctaagtttggtttgattggttttggtttggtttggtttggttgtcGTGGGTTGttgatttaagttttttttaaaggagTTTGTaaacttggtttgattggttttggttgttAATTTTGATTGGTCTGAATCGAAGAAGAGTTGTTAGTGGATGGACAATGGATCGGGCAGAAGAGAGAAGTGaaggaaaagaagaagattaagaatgaTGCGTAACTTCTTATTGTTCGCGCTTTccttttctaatttttaaactCTCAATACTTATGTTGATTGCATGAGTTTGAGTGGGGATATTAcagtaaatataatatatttgtaaaatattatcacaatattataaattgtgataatatcaatattatattatttagtttccttatatgtcaattataatgtctatataatagaataATCTATGTAACCAtgaataacaattaaatataatatttctctttttaatttaacacGAAGAAAGGGACGCATTACGATTCGTTTAAAAATCTCTATGTGCTCCTTCGAATTCGGGAATAGTTCATCAGTTCTAGCTATTATACAAAACATTGTATTGGGTTTTCTCGTCTGTTTTTCGTCAAcagaacataaatctgaacataAATCTCTGTAGAAATCGCAAAGTTAATTCACTGTTAATATACCACAAAGGAGTGACAAATAATTTGCAagttaattcaataaaatatgaaacaaatgTGTTATAAAAGAAGCCTTaccctttatttatataaacaattgGAATATTCACTTTCCGATCTATAACCAGAACGAAGCGCTCGAATTGCATAAAGCATATCATGTTTTCTCCTCTTCGCCACCTCCtgaaaacgaaaaaaaaatatatgttgccTTGAAAAAGAAATTCGGCCTCGATGATAATAAATGTAGTAAATTTTAATCCACGAACCTTCTATATATGGAAATGACAAACCCATGAACCATCATTTTTGTTACTGCCACGATGAAAGCTTATAACACCAAGAAAAACGAATTAGAGAATCACGAAAATTAGACATGtaacatattaaataaacttataggCCTCACCATATCATGATTGTTGAAACCACATTAGATAAAATCACCCTCTCGAGATAACTCTGAACATCAAGAGCCGCGTATTCTGAACCATGTCTATTGTTCCTTACAACCTTCGAGAAGATTAAAGTTACCGTTTTAGCCCTGGTTCTCTTCTTTACATCGTACTCCAAGACTTTCTGTTAAAACAGTTGATTCGAAAATTATCAAAGCAACAAAACTAAAAGGAAAACTTATGTTTTTTTACATTAAGTTTTAAAAGAGGAGACGTTTCGACAATGCTAACCGGCTAATCCAATGCACTATAAGCAGCTTCCGAAATTACACATGCAGCCAAAGAACTAATAGGGTGGCCACCTTCCGAATCAGCTTCGGATTTATAAGAAAACTGAATTTATTATATTCGAACATCAACCAAAATGCCTATACAGAATAAGATCGATTTCAGTTTTCAGAAATAAATGTACGGACACATATCGATTATAAGAAGAAATAGAACGTTAAAGAAGGCTCTCTAAAAGTTTAGGTAGGTTTACAAACATGCATTTTAAACAAGAACAAAatctataaaaattaacaaaaacttAAGCAAAGATATCTAAAATTAGACGCTTAACTTGAGAAATGAAGAGAAGATTACCGATAGTGAGAAAAATCAAATTACATCAGCGTTTACTGAAGCTAATTGAATCGAACTCTTGCAAAATCGTCGCCGGTTAAGTGAAATTTAGGTGATAATCCAAGGGAACAATTATTACATTGATTGgaattagaaaatatttcagagagaaagaaagagaggatATCAATGTGGCTGAATTTCTGGTTGAGCAATCAATTGCTATTCTTTACCTTTTTCTGCATGAAGGAGATACAACAAAGAGAAACattgttctctctctagaatgctagttttcttttacttttttcttCATGAAGAAGATACAATTATTCCCTTTTTTTGTTGAATCTCGAGTTGAGCAATTAATGATTGTTGTTTACcacgttatatatatatatgtatatgtttaaaatatatgatttagtCCAGATGGCTTTAGACTTAGACGCGATTGTGGaagtcaggtgatcaaaccaaAAAATCGAACCGATCAACACCCCTAGTGAACATAATCCCACTATGCGATTTATTTTGCCGTAGGGTTGGAAGAGAAAAGGGCATGCATAATGGGTTTTATATCCTCTTAGAGATGCTCTATGATCTCAAAGTGCATGGGTTGTTTATTCACGTGTatgacaaatttattatattttaacctCAACCAAAATGCCTATACAAAATAAGATCGGTTTCAGTTTTCAAAGGTAAATGTACGGACACATATCGATTATAAGAATAAATAGATTGTTACAGAAGGCTCTCTAAAATCTTATGTAGGTTTATAAACATTCATTTTAAACAAGAACAAAatctataaaaattaacaaaaacttAAGCAAAGATATCTAAAATCGGACGTTTAACCTGAGAAATGAAGGGAATATTACCGATAGTACGAAAAATCAACCTTGCATCGGCGTTGCTGAAGCTAATTGAATCGAA from Impatiens glandulifera chromosome 5, dImpGla2.1, whole genome shotgun sequence includes:
- the LOC124938341 gene encoding vacuolar protein sorting-associated protein 36; the encoded protein is MPPAAYFMASKWLPPAELTASGRPVLQPGEVECFTLSSVDLETENNPTLPPLRSGLLILTTHRLLWIPNATAPPIATFSVYAAGIPLKSVSHIFSMKKSIKSIFASPKVRFQVFTTPEGKLDVQGSSSTVITLVLRGKSDPDAFLVKLWEAWSGRAWENSRQEGPSDSNSVNLQSIDGCSTGGRFKMPVVGVAGILRKEQEIWENTDKSLQEAFQDMNALMSKAKEMMMLAEKMRLKLLSGSSNQASGLVDDELGSKEEMQNWLLSVGIISPVTKESAGALYHQQLSRQLADFVKSPLERAGGMINLIDIYCLFNRARGTELISPDDLLQACSIWEKFDVPVMLRKFDSGVMVIQNKSHSDEEVLSRIKALVLKPCALKTGISASDAAMILGIAPGMAKEHLLNAESKGLLCRDVSPDGFRFYVNLFQEINLDDLHLLQAYGVYSSWVGASIVASII